In the Populus trichocarpa isolate Nisqually-1 chromosome 1, P.trichocarpa_v4.1, whole genome shotgun sequence genome, one interval contains:
- the LOC18094938 gene encoding thaumatin-like protein 1b isoform X1, whose translation MESRMPIAIITFTLVIFFYGAQSVTFDFKNNCPYTVWPGTLTAAGGPSLSSTGFTLATGASSSLSVPVNWSGRLWARTQCSTDASGKFVCATADCASGVIECNGAGAIPPASLAEFTLSGDGGKDYYDISLVDGFNLPISVTPQGGSTGCPSTSCAANVNAVCDPSLAVKGSDGTVIACKSACLAFNQPQYCCTGDHNTAETCPPTQYSMTFKQQCPQAYSYAFDDKSSTFTCPSGGNYLITFCP comes from the exons ATGGAGAGTCGTATGCCCATTGCTATAATTACCTTCACCCTCGTCATCTTCTTCTATG GAGCTCAATCTGTGACTTTCGACTTCAAAAACAACTGTCCATACACAGTCTGGCCAGGAACTCTAACGGCTGCTGGCGGTCCGTCTTTATCTTCAACTGGCTTCACATTGGCAACGGGTGCTTCATCTTCGCTGAGTGTCCCTGTCAATTGGTCTGGCCGCTTGTGGGCCAGAACGCAATGCTCTACAGATGCCTCGGGAAAGTTTGTTTGTGCTACTGCTGACTGTGCCTCTGGTGTCATAGAATGCAATGGAGCCGGTGCGATCCCACCAGCATCCTTGGCAGAATTTACTCTAAGCGGTGATGGTGGGAAAGATTATTACGATATAAGCCTTGTTGATGGCTTTAACCTCCCAATTTCGGTAACCCCGCAAGGAGGTTCTACTGGCTGCCCTTCTACAAGCTGTGCAGCTAACGTGAATGCTGTTTGTGATCCTAGTTTAGCAGTGAAAGGTTCAGATGGGACTGTGATTGCCTGCAAGAGTGCGTGTTTGGCATTTAACCAGCCGCAGTACTGCTGCACAGGAGACCATAATACAGCTGAAACATGTCCTCCTACCCAATATTCGATGACTTTCAAGCAGCAGTGTCCTCAAGCTTATAGTTATGCTTTTGATGATAAATCGAGCACGTTTACTTGTCCTAGTGGAGGCAACTATTTGATTACCTTTTGTCCATGA